From one Anoplolepis gracilipes chromosome 8, ASM4749672v1, whole genome shotgun sequence genomic stretch:
- the LOC140668927 gene encoding choline transporter-like protein 1 isoform X1: MESFLEETGTSEAISLSKVDQEEDEHSYLEQSVAPANLEMGCCGCADEPSSKVEPTTPESQGSPISYSEKIFVKDRSCTDILALIVLLILAGGFAFMMTNVAKKGDIYRVINGYDDWGNVCGRVTSRETDPKFHGKGGDYTQKRYLEIDIESTGVKKRTCVANCTSTPDEPKTLFLNRCLHKKVTDTLNSIIRALRLDSFYNNAVTDLGIAWRELVYLLLIALALSLSILVAFRYMVQYVIYIVLIGAVLACIGGTTYLWWAWYQEKNSLRDENIDPEDSSLQPYFIYSIIMSIVTVIVLLVILVMRKRIELVMQLFREAGKAVCAMPALLFQPIYTYLFIGFTMVAWIYCMLWIESAGDIYLNRKKHVHFKKDALLIATRWYNLFLFFVAYEFYMGCQHMVVACAVARWFFTRDKRRLSLPVVKGFGYLIRYHMGTVAFGALIIGVVRLIRAMISFIQNHLKQYDNALVKAILWCCQCCLWCFECALKFLTRNAYIETAIYGCNFCIGGRKAFQALSSNILRVAAINSVGDFVLFLGKVFVVTLTVVTGVYLMQKKDGLTHPWIPITLAGIFAFLVAHCFISIYEMIIDTIFLCFCEDCEKNDGISRPYFMSRGLMEFVENSKKALRQLEQRGSAAA; this comes from the exons CTGGCACATCAGAAGCGATAAGCTTGTCAAAAGTTGATCAGGAGGAGGACGAGCACAGCTATTTGGAACAGTCAGTGGCCCCGGCTAATCTAGAAATGGGTTGCTGCGGCTGTGCGGACGAACCTTCGTCTAAGGTGGAACCTACG ACACCTGAGAGCCAAGGTTCGCCGATTAGTTATTCAGAGAAGATCTTCGTAAAGGATCGATCATGTACCGACATTTTGGCTTTAATCGTCCTACTTATTCTCGCGGGTGGTTTC GCCTTCATGATGACAAACGTAGCGAAGAAGGGTGACATTTACCGCGTGATAAATGGATACGATGATTGGGGAAATGTCTGCGGCCGCGTAACTTCGCGCGAAACCGATCCAAAATTCCACGGTAAAGGCGGTGACTACACTCAGAAACG GTATCTCGAAATTGACATCGAATCGACAGGAGTGAAGAAACGCACATGCGTGGCAAACTGCACTTCAACGCCAGACGAACCCAA AACGTTATTCTTGAACCGTTGCTTGCACAAGAAAGTGACCGACACACTCAACTCAATAATAAGGGCTCTTCGCTTGGACAGTTTTTACAAT AACGCAGTCACTGATCTTGGAATTGCATGGCGCGAATTAGTTTATCTTTTACTTATAGCTTTGG cACTTTCTCTCAGTATCCTGGTGGCTTTCCGCTATATGGTACAATACGTCATCTATATCGTATTGATCGGCGCCGTTTTGGCTTGCATCGGTGGCACAACATATCTCTG GTGGGCATGGTATCAGGAGAAGAACAGCCTGCGTGATGAAAACATTGATCCCGAAGATTCTAGCCTGCAGCCTTACTTCATCTACTCTATTATCATGTCGATCGTTACC GTTATCGTACTTCTAGTGATCCTGGTGATGAGAAAGAGAATAGAGTTAGTTATGCAGCTCTTCCGGGAGGCGGGTAAAGCCGTGTGCGCGATGCCAGCATTGCTGTTTCAGCCGATTTAT ACGTATCTGTTCATCGGATTCACGATGGTAGCATGGATCTATTGTATGTTATGGATCGAGAGCGCCGGtgacatttatttgaatagGAAGAAACACGTGCATTTTAAGAAGGACGCATTACTCATT gCAACGAGATGGTACAATCTGTTCCTATTTTTTGTGGCGTATGAATTTTACATGGGCTGTCAGCATATGGTCGTCGCTTGCGCCGTTGCTCGATGGTTTTTCACGAG GGATAAAAGACGTCTTTCTTTACCAGTGGTAAAAGGCTTCGGATACCTTATAAGATATCACATGGGTACAGTCGCTTTTGGGGCTTTGATAATAGGTGTTGTTCGATTAATAAGAGCCATGATTTCCTTCattcaaaatcatttaaaacaatatgaCAACGCTTTAGTAAAAGCAATACTGTGGTGTTGTCAATGTTGTTTGTGGTGCTTCGAATGTGCTTTAAAATTTCTCACTAGAAATGCGTACATCGAAACAG CCATATACGGATGCAACTTTTGTATAGGCGGAAGGAAAGCGTTCCAAGCTTTATCCAGCAATATTTTGCGAGTAGCAGCGATTAACAGCGTTGGTGACTTTGTCCTATTCCTGGGTAAAGTTTTTGTCGTCACCCTTACAGTCGTTACAGGGGTTTATTTGATGCAG AAGAAGGATGGACTTACTCATCCTTGGATACCAATCACTCTCGCGGGGATATTTGCATTCTTGGTCGCACATTGCTTCATATCCATTTACgag ATGATCATTGACACGATATTCTTATGCTTCTGCGAAGACTGCGAAAAAAATGACGGTATAAGCCGACCTTATTTCATGAGTCGTGGTTTAATG GAATTTGTGGAGAACAGTAAAAAAGCTTTAAGACAGCTGGAACAGCGAGGATCCGCGGCTGCATAA
- the LOC140668927 gene encoding choline transporter-like protein 1 isoform X2, with the protein MGCCGCADEPSSKVEPTTPESQGSPISYSEKIFVKDRSCTDILALIVLLILAGGFAFMMTNVAKKGDIYRVINGYDDWGNVCGRVTSRETDPKFHGKGGDYTQKRYLEIDIESTGVKKRTCVANCTSTPDEPKTLFLNRCLHKKVTDTLNSIIRALRLDSFYNNAVTDLGIAWRELVYLLLIALALSLSILVAFRYMVQYVIYIVLIGAVLACIGGTTYLWWAWYQEKNSLRDENIDPEDSSLQPYFIYSIIMSIVTVIVLLVILVMRKRIELVMQLFREAGKAVCAMPALLFQPIYTYLFIGFTMVAWIYCMLWIESAGDIYLNRKKHVHFKKDALLIATRWYNLFLFFVAYEFYMGCQHMVVACAVARWFFTRDKRRLSLPVVKGFGYLIRYHMGTVAFGALIIGVVRLIRAMISFIQNHLKQYDNALVKAILWCCQCCLWCFECALKFLTRNAYIETAIYGCNFCIGGRKAFQALSSNILRVAAINSVGDFVLFLGKVFVVTLTVVTGVYLMQKKDGLTHPWIPITLAGIFAFLVAHCFISIYEMIIDTIFLCFCEDCEKNDGISRPYFMSRGLMEFVENSKKALRQLEQRGSAAA; encoded by the exons ATGGGTTGCTGCGGCTGTGCGGACGAACCTTCGTCTAAGGTGGAACCTACG ACACCTGAGAGCCAAGGTTCGCCGATTAGTTATTCAGAGAAGATCTTCGTAAAGGATCGATCATGTACCGACATTTTGGCTTTAATCGTCCTACTTATTCTCGCGGGTGGTTTC GCCTTCATGATGACAAACGTAGCGAAGAAGGGTGACATTTACCGCGTGATAAATGGATACGATGATTGGGGAAATGTCTGCGGCCGCGTAACTTCGCGCGAAACCGATCCAAAATTCCACGGTAAAGGCGGTGACTACACTCAGAAACG GTATCTCGAAATTGACATCGAATCGACAGGAGTGAAGAAACGCACATGCGTGGCAAACTGCACTTCAACGCCAGACGAACCCAA AACGTTATTCTTGAACCGTTGCTTGCACAAGAAAGTGACCGACACACTCAACTCAATAATAAGGGCTCTTCGCTTGGACAGTTTTTACAAT AACGCAGTCACTGATCTTGGAATTGCATGGCGCGAATTAGTTTATCTTTTACTTATAGCTTTGG cACTTTCTCTCAGTATCCTGGTGGCTTTCCGCTATATGGTACAATACGTCATCTATATCGTATTGATCGGCGCCGTTTTGGCTTGCATCGGTGGCACAACATATCTCTG GTGGGCATGGTATCAGGAGAAGAACAGCCTGCGTGATGAAAACATTGATCCCGAAGATTCTAGCCTGCAGCCTTACTTCATCTACTCTATTATCATGTCGATCGTTACC GTTATCGTACTTCTAGTGATCCTGGTGATGAGAAAGAGAATAGAGTTAGTTATGCAGCTCTTCCGGGAGGCGGGTAAAGCCGTGTGCGCGATGCCAGCATTGCTGTTTCAGCCGATTTAT ACGTATCTGTTCATCGGATTCACGATGGTAGCATGGATCTATTGTATGTTATGGATCGAGAGCGCCGGtgacatttatttgaatagGAAGAAACACGTGCATTTTAAGAAGGACGCATTACTCATT gCAACGAGATGGTACAATCTGTTCCTATTTTTTGTGGCGTATGAATTTTACATGGGCTGTCAGCATATGGTCGTCGCTTGCGCCGTTGCTCGATGGTTTTTCACGAG GGATAAAAGACGTCTTTCTTTACCAGTGGTAAAAGGCTTCGGATACCTTATAAGATATCACATGGGTACAGTCGCTTTTGGGGCTTTGATAATAGGTGTTGTTCGATTAATAAGAGCCATGATTTCCTTCattcaaaatcatttaaaacaatatgaCAACGCTTTAGTAAAAGCAATACTGTGGTGTTGTCAATGTTGTTTGTGGTGCTTCGAATGTGCTTTAAAATTTCTCACTAGAAATGCGTACATCGAAACAG CCATATACGGATGCAACTTTTGTATAGGCGGAAGGAAAGCGTTCCAAGCTTTATCCAGCAATATTTTGCGAGTAGCAGCGATTAACAGCGTTGGTGACTTTGTCCTATTCCTGGGTAAAGTTTTTGTCGTCACCCTTACAGTCGTTACAGGGGTTTATTTGATGCAG AAGAAGGATGGACTTACTCATCCTTGGATACCAATCACTCTCGCGGGGATATTTGCATTCTTGGTCGCACATTGCTTCATATCCATTTACgag ATGATCATTGACACGATATTCTTATGCTTCTGCGAAGACTGCGAAAAAAATGACGGTATAAGCCGACCTTATTTCATGAGTCGTGGTTTAATG GAATTTGTGGAGAACAGTAAAAAAGCTTTAAGACAGCTGGAACAGCGAGGATCCGCGGCTGCATAA